One part of the Marinifilum sp. JC120 genome encodes these proteins:
- the thiE gene encoding thiamine phosphate synthase codes for MNAQKITRQNILDTDIYCLTALKFSKGRSNIEVVREMLDSGIKLIQYREKEIKSGQKYEECMEIRKMTREAGAAFIINDDIDLAMMVEADGIHIGQEDFPVHAVRKLIGEDMAIGLSTHAPEEALAAVEAGVDYIGVGPIFKTYTKDDVVDPVGFEYLDWVVKNIDIPFVAIGGIKEHNIAEVMNRGAKCVALVTEIVGADDIGGMVGELRAAMKK; via the coding sequence ATGAACGCCCAAAAAATCACCCGCCAGAACATCCTTGATACAGACATATACTGTTTAACCGCCCTCAAATTTTCCAAGGGCCGTTCCAATATCGAAGTTGTCCGCGAAATGCTCGATAGTGGCATCAAGCTGATTCAGTACCGCGAAAAGGAAATCAAATCCGGGCAGAAGTACGAAGAATGCATGGAGATCCGCAAGATGACCCGCGAAGCCGGGGCCGCCTTCATCATCAATGATGACATCGACCTCGCTATGATGGTCGAAGCGGACGGTATCCATATCGGGCAGGAAGATTTCCCGGTTCATGCAGTACGCAAGCTCATTGGCGAAGACATGGCTATCGGCCTTTCCACTCACGCTCCCGAAGAAGCCCTCGCCGCAGTAGAAGCTGGCGTAGATTACATCGGCGTAGGCCCTATCTTTAAAACTTACACAAAAGACGACGTAGTTGATCCGGTAGGTTTCGAATATCTCGACTGGGTAGTCAAAAACATCGACATCCCCTTTGTAGCCATCGGTGGAATCAAGGAACACAACATTGCTGAGGTAATGAATCGCGGCGCAAAGTGCGTTGCCCTTGTCACCGAAATTGTCGGCGCAGATGATATCGGCGGGATGGTCGGTGAACTGCGCGCAGCAATGAAAAAATAA
- a CDS encoding HAD family hydrolase, translating into MNNINVVAFDADDTLWINEPIFQEVTAEFCNMFPTYNEPDIICKMLEETQSRTIPIMGYGSKPFVIAMIETAIQITGGHDCAKEINRIIEIGKEMQSHPVELLDGVEDVLDKLAADFKLMLITKGDLMEQERKIQRSGLADYFSCIEIVSEKDERTYKKCLDFHDICKDEFVMVGNSVKSDVLPVVNIGSNAVHIPFHTTWCHECVDESALRGKDYITMEHAKELIPALLAQ; encoded by the coding sequence ATGAATAATATAAATGTAGTGGCCTTTGACGCTGACGATACCCTCTGGATCAACGAACCCATATTTCAGGAAGTCACAGCCGAATTTTGCAATATGTTTCCCACATACAATGAGCCGGACATAATCTGCAAGATGCTGGAAGAAACCCAGTCACGCACTATCCCGATTATGGGCTACGGCTCAAAGCCTTTTGTAATCGCCATGATCGAAACCGCTATACAGATCACAGGCGGCCACGACTGCGCTAAGGAGATCAACAGAATTATCGAGATAGGCAAAGAAATGCAAAGCCATCCCGTGGAACTGCTGGACGGTGTCGAAGACGTGCTCGACAAGCTCGCCGCTGATTTCAAGCTAATGCTCATCACCAAGGGCGATCTCATGGAGCAGGAACGGAAAATCCAGCGTTCCGGGCTGGCCGACTATTTTTCCTGCATTGAGATAGTCAGCGAAAAAGACGAGCGGACCTACAAGAAGTGCCTAGACTTCCACGACATCTGCAAGGATGAATTTGTGATGGTCGGTAATTCCGTAAAATCCGACGTACTCCCGGTGGTTAATATCGGTTCCAATGCAGTGCATATCCCCTTCCACACCACATGGTGCCATGAGTGCGTGGATGAGTCTGCGCTAAGGGGTAAGGATTATATAACTATGGAACATGCTAAAGAACTTATTCCGGCGTTACTGGCTCAGTAA
- the fdhE gene encoding formate dehydrogenase accessory protein FdhE — translation MPALENIFDAFGPLVVAQEKAEELLTDWDGYTVPEAYAPRFEQGVALMADMELPELGDKFREVFMLVASAVVEGVPAISKQVDEIVIAVGEVENFNDLAKALWNEDSKLLRSVIEKWKVDDQILAFIGTLALKPFMVHMEPEAAKAIENMTWHKGYCPVCATFPDLALLKKSGDDNAYLKSHGGQRWLHCSGCGHEWRFKRNTCPWCENEDIEKLRYLQSEERQNERVDVCESCKHYFVTLDTRELTDQPDPRVAPLGLVHLDIKAQEEKYQPLAETPWNVL, via the coding sequence ATGCCTGCTCTTGAGAATATTTTTGATGCATTCGGGCCGCTGGTTGTTGCACAGGAGAAGGCGGAAGAGTTGCTGACGGACTGGGACGGCTATACTGTGCCGGAAGCATACGCTCCGCGCTTTGAGCAGGGTGTGGCTTTGATGGCGGATATGGAATTGCCCGAACTCGGCGATAAGTTCCGCGAAGTTTTCATGTTGGTGGCAAGTGCAGTTGTTGAAGGTGTTCCTGCGATTTCAAAGCAGGTGGATGAGATCGTTATTGCAGTGGGCGAAGTTGAAAATTTTAATGATCTTGCCAAGGCTCTTTGGAATGAGGATAGCAAACTTCTGCGTTCGGTTATTGAAAAGTGGAAGGTTGATGACCAGATTCTGGCCTTTATAGGTACCTTGGCACTGAAGCCGTTTATGGTCCACATGGAGCCGGAGGCGGCAAAGGCCATTGAAAATATGACTTGGCATAAGGGATATTGTCCGGTTTGCGCTACTTTTCCTGATCTGGCTCTGCTCAAGAAATCCGGTGATGACAATGCTTATCTTAAATCTCATGGCGGTCAGCGTTGGCTGCACTGTTCCGGCTGCGGGCACGAATGGCGTTTTAAGCGCAACACCTGCCCATGGTGCGAAAATGAGGATATCGAAAAGCTCCGCTACCTACAGTCTGAGGAACGCCAGAACGAACGTGTGGATGTCTGCGAATCCTGCAAGCATTATTTCGTAACCCTCGATACCCGTGAACTCACTGACCAGCCTGACCCGCGTGTGGCCCCGCTTGGGTTGGTTCATCTGGATATCAAGGCACAGGAAGAGAAGTATCAGCCTTTGGCTGAGACTCCGTGGAATGTGTTGTAG
- a CDS encoding alpha-keto acid decarboxylase family protein produces the protein MNQTVIQHLLERLKEIGITDIFGVPGDYAFPVNDAFCTDSDFNWIGCCNELNAAYAADGYARIKGKSAVCTTYGVGELSAINGIAGCYAENLPVFHIVGIPKCSVQRNGNLIHHSLGNGEFDLFYKMTQPVVCASTILTAENTVAEVERCINAALTKKQPVYIAVPADEALKELGCTKPHTLPMPVSDQSTLDTVIPLIIEKLKNSNNAIAMVGALIGRYELHEPMLEFIDKSGMPFTSMFMAKGTLSETHPNFIGVYNGRILDEKVQQTVESADLVVSFGTIRSDINTGAFTVNLDPGHEIKIHPDRVCIGHAVYHNLLMEDVLRELCGRIENLSLPIPMTPQGLGEPVGNPEDEITADSLYPRIERFFAPNDIIMGETGTASMGLVNSRLPEDAVFFNQTLWGSIGWATPAAFGAAMAAPKRRTLLLTGEGAHQMTVQEICQFARFKLKPIIICVNNDGYLIERLLCEDPYIYYNDLAQWNYSKVPEALGMDGWFSAKVTTNRELEEALQKAATADSGCYIEVVTGMMETPEMGRVLNEIVVKGPGWKA, from the coding sequence ATGAACCAGACAGTTATCCAACACTTGCTTGAACGGCTAAAAGAAATCGGAATAACAGATATCTTCGGGGTTCCGGGCGATTATGCCTTCCCGGTGAATGATGCCTTCTGCACAGATTCAGACTTCAACTGGATCGGCTGCTGCAACGAACTCAACGCAGCATATGCCGCTGACGGCTACGCCCGCATCAAAGGCAAATCCGCCGTCTGCACTACTTACGGCGTTGGCGAACTTAGCGCCATTAACGGTATTGCCGGATGCTATGCGGAGAACCTGCCTGTCTTCCATATCGTGGGTATTCCTAAATGCTCGGTGCAGCGCAACGGCAACCTTATCCACCATTCACTTGGCAACGGTGAATTCGACCTTTTTTATAAAATGACCCAACCTGTCGTCTGCGCCAGCACTATCCTTACAGCCGAAAATACCGTGGCAGAGGTGGAACGCTGCATCAATGCCGCGCTGACCAAAAAACAGCCCGTGTACATTGCTGTGCCTGCGGATGAAGCACTAAAAGAACTGGGCTGCACCAAACCACATACCTTGCCCATGCCTGTCAGCGATCAGAGTACCCTTGATACGGTCATTCCGCTCATCATCGAAAAGCTGAAAAATTCGAATAATGCTATCGCCATGGTCGGCGCGCTGATCGGACGCTATGAACTGCATGAACCGATGCTAGAATTCATTGATAAATCAGGCATGCCGTTTACTTCAATGTTCATGGCCAAGGGGACGCTTTCCGAGACGCATCCTAATTTCATCGGGGTCTATAACGGGCGCATTCTCGATGAAAAAGTGCAGCAGACCGTTGAATCCGCGGATCTGGTGGTCAGCTTCGGCACCATCCGTTCCGACATCAATACCGGGGCTTTTACCGTAAACCTTGATCCCGGACACGAAATTAAAATTCATCCTGACCGCGTCTGCATCGGGCATGCGGTCTATCATAATCTGCTTATGGAAGACGTGTTGCGCGAACTTTGCGGGCGCATTGAAAATCTTTCCCTGCCAATCCCCATGACCCCGCAAGGACTCGGCGAACCAGTGGGTAATCCCGAGGATGAAATCACCGCAGACTCACTCTACCCGCGCATTGAACGCTTTTTCGCACCGAATGACATCATCATGGGTGAAACCGGGACAGCATCAATGGGGCTGGTCAATTCCCGGCTTCCAGAAGATGCGGTTTTCTTTAACCAGACACTGTGGGGTTCCATCGGCTGGGCGACTCCGGCTGCTTTCGGTGCTGCCATGGCTGCCCCCAAGCGGCGCACCCTGCTGCTCACCGGGGAAGGCGCACACCAGATGACAGTACAGGAAATCTGCCAGTTTGCGCGCTTCAAACTCAAGCCCATAATTATTTGCGTGAATAATGACGGCTACCTCATCGAGCGGCTGCTCTGCGAAGATCCCTACATATATTATAATGATCTGGCCCAATGGAATTACAGTAAAGTGCCCGAAGCTCTGGGTATGGACGGCTGGTTCAGCGCAAAAGTGACGACCAATCGCGAACTGGAAGAGGCCTTGCAAAAAGCCGCAACAGCGGACAGCGGATGCTATATCGAAGTAGTAACCGGAATGATGGAAACGCCGGAAATGGGGCGAGTATTGAACGAAATTGTGGTGAAGGGACCGGGCTGGAAGGCTTAA
- a CDS encoding 4Fe-4S dicluster domain-containing protein has translation MPKAFFVDTSRCTACRGCQVACKEWHDLPAVETKQRGSHQNPPDLNPFNYKLVRFSEHRINGKVEWYFFPDQCRHCDVPPCKDIGDMYVTGAVIKDEDTGAVLFTDQSKRLSADECQEITEACPYNIPRRNTGSGMLTKCDMCIDRQQAGIVPVCVKTCPTGTMNFGDREEMVALAEKALERVKKDYPNAEIIDADEVNVIYLVQDKPELYYEYVTADASGVGNGVTRKEFLANLAKPAKRMFG, from the coding sequence ATGCCTAAAGCATTCTTTGTTGATACTTCCAGATGTACGGCTTGTCGCGGTTGCCAGGTTGCCTGTAAGGAATGGCACGATCTGCCCGCGGTAGAAACAAAACAGCGCGGTTCGCATCAGAATCCACCTGATCTGAACCCCTTTAACTATAAATTGGTCCGTTTCAGCGAGCATCGCATCAACGGTAAGGTCGAGTGGTATTTCTTCCCCGACCAGTGCCGCCATTGCGACGTGCCTCCCTGTAAGGATATCGGTGATATGTACGTGACTGGCGCGGTCATCAAGGATGAAGATACCGGCGCAGTTCTTTTCACCGACCAGAGCAAACGGCTCAGTGCTGACGAGTGTCAGGAAATAACTGAAGCGTGTCCCTACAACATCCCGCGCCGCAACACAGGTTCCGGTATGTTGACCAAGTGTGACATGTGTATTGACCGTCAGCAGGCCGGAATTGTGCCTGTCTGCGTCAAGACCTGTCCTACCGGCACTATGAACTTCGGTGATCGTGAAGAGATGGTCGCTCTTGCTGAAAAAGCCCTCGAAAGGGTCAAGAAAGACTATCCCAACGCGGAAATAATCGACGCTGACGAAGTCAACGTAATCTATCTGGTGCAGGATAAGCCAGAACTCTACTACGAGTATGTTACTGCAGACGCTTCCGGCGTAGGCAACGGCGTAACCCGCAAAGAGTTTCTCGCTAATCTCGCTAAACCAGCCAAACGTATGTTTGGATAA
- a CDS encoding Crp/Fnr family transcriptional regulator, which yields MKEIENGLARELLESYGERKSSNPEKLSEIEVHPGEFIILEGQVPEAVFIILSGSMKVHLNMAKGSEYLVALEGPGKLLGEVEALTGTPAACSVTALGECRVAAVLPADYETWLAENHRFALLVNRILSFRLQSFTRRAAVNLSYPLEYSVLKMIKMQFEEHGSLVLQISKEEIANYLGTSLRSINRIIKGLQDKNILLAAKEIEILSMDDVERLMELHENK from the coding sequence ATGAAGGAAATTGAGAACGGATTAGCCCGTGAGCTTCTTGAAAGTTACGGGGAAAGGAAAAGCAGTAATCCGGAAAAACTTAGCGAGATTGAGGTGCACCCGGGTGAATTCATCATTCTGGAAGGGCAGGTGCCGGAGGCGGTTTTTATCATTCTAAGCGGAAGCATGAAGGTGCATCTGAACATGGCTAAGGGCAGTGAGTACCTTGTAGCCTTGGAAGGGCCTGGGAAATTGCTCGGCGAGGTCGAGGCCCTGACCGGAACCCCGGCGGCTTGTTCGGTTACTGCTTTGGGAGAATGCCGGGTCGCTGCTGTGCTGCCCGCTGATTATGAAACATGGCTGGCGGAAAATCACCGTTTTGCCTTGTTGGTGAACCGCATTCTTTCTTTCCGCTTGCAATCATTCACCAGAAGGGCGGCGGTGAATTTGAGTTATCCTCTTGAATACTCGGTACTGAAAATGATCAAGATGCAGTTTGAGGAGCACGGCTCGTTGGTTTTGCAGATTTCAAAAGAGGAAATCGCCAATTATTTGGGTACAAGTCTGCGTAGCATCAATCGTATTATCAAGGGCTTGCAAGATAAGAATATTTTGTTAGCTGCAAAAGAGATTGAGATCCTTTCCATGGACGATGTTGAGCGGCTCATGGAGTTACATGAGAATAAATAG
- a CDS encoding osmotically inducible protein OsmC, whose protein sequence is MNTVVDLTFKEGMQISAKIREHEVLTDVPADHGGADEAQTPFELFFSSMACCAGVYAKRFFESKNLSTDGFGIRLVCESDPDQNGMRVSKVNYEVTLPQDFPEKYEKPLMRTIDQCTVKKQVLNPPEFEVSFLR, encoded by the coding sequence ATGAATACAGTGGTAGATTTGACTTTCAAAGAAGGGATGCAAATCTCAGCAAAGATACGCGAGCATGAAGTGTTGACTGATGTTCCGGCTGATCATGGCGGTGCGGATGAAGCTCAGACTCCCTTTGAACTCTTCTTCTCTTCTATGGCTTGTTGTGCTGGTGTGTATGCTAAGCGTTTTTTTGAAAGCAAAAATCTGTCTACCGATGGATTCGGAATCCGTTTAGTTTGTGAATCCGATCCAGACCAGAATGGAATGCGGGTTTCTAAAGTGAATTATGAAGTTACTCTTCCGCAAGATTTTCCCGAGAAGTATGAAAAGCCTCTAATGCGCACTATTGACCAGTGCACTGTTAAAAAACAGGTCTTGAATCCACCTGAATTTGAGGTGTCATTCTTGAGATAA
- the thiF gene encoding sulfur carrier protein ThiS adenylyltransferase ThiF → MNRTEQGIAKYLGEDCLQYLQAVRIGIAGAGGLGSNCAMHLVRSGFKKFIVADFDAIEDSNLNRQFYFMDQLGRSKVEALCDNLRSINPDLDITAHVTSISRENVHDFYGECDVIIEAFDDAAAKKALVETFLPTGKLLVTASGMGGTGNTDEIKTHKVRDNFYIVGDMKTECNAETPPFSPRVAICAAKQADIVLSHYLNKFKNR, encoded by the coding sequence GTGAACCGCACCGAACAAGGCATAGCAAAATATCTCGGCGAGGACTGCTTGCAATATCTGCAAGCAGTCCGCATCGGCATTGCCGGAGCTGGTGGACTTGGTTCTAACTGTGCCATGCATCTTGTTCGCAGCGGCTTCAAAAAATTTATCGTTGCTGATTTTGACGCCATTGAGGATTCCAACCTCAACCGCCAGTTCTATTTCATGGACCAGCTTGGCCGCAGCAAAGTCGAAGCCCTCTGCGACAATCTACGGTCCATCAACCCGGACCTCGACATTACTGCCCACGTTACTTCGATCAGCCGTGAAAACGTGCATGACTTTTACGGTGAATGTGATGTGATCATCGAAGCCTTTGACGATGCCGCAGCTAAAAAAGCACTGGTGGAGACCTTCTTGCCTACGGGCAAACTTCTGGTAACCGCTTCCGGCATGGGCGGCACAGGCAACACGGATGAAATCAAAACCCACAAAGTCCGCGACAATTTCTACATTGTCGGGGACATGAAAACCGAGTGCAACGCCGAGACTCCGCCCTTTTCTCCGAGAGTGGCAATCTGCGCAGCCAAGCAGGCCGACATTGTACTCAGCCATTACCTGAACAAATTTAAAAACAGATAA
- the thiH gene encoding 2-iminoacetate synthase ThiH, which yields MSFYPICAEYNDAPLAEQFGSVTEHDVRRALNKTTLSPEDFLALLSPAAIPFLEEMAAKASQLTLQHFGRTIQLFTPLYMANFCTNKCVYCGFNTKNNIPRSQLGPDELEKEAKAIAATGLKHLLILTGDARAKSSPEYIESAVEILRKHFPSVSIEIYAMTKEEYARQVEAGVDGMTMFQETYNEELYPDLHPAGPKADYRFRLDAPERACKAGMRVVNIGALLGLDEWQHDALKTGIHAAYLQDKYPEVDIAVSLPRIRTHVGDAFTPKSLVSDTALVQNMLALRIFLPRCGITISTREAPDFRENILPLGVTRMSAGVSTEVGGHTGEDEDKVSQFDISDERSVDEMCEVLKKHGYQPVFKDWHPLQEAS from the coding sequence ATGAGTTTCTATCCCATCTGCGCCGAATACAACGACGCCCCCCTTGCCGAGCAATTCGGCTCCGTGACCGAACACGATGTCAGGCGCGCACTTAACAAGACAACTTTAAGCCCGGAAGACTTTCTTGCCCTGTTAAGCCCCGCAGCAATCCCCTTTCTCGAAGAAATGGCCGCCAAGGCCAGCCAGCTCACTTTGCAGCACTTCGGAAGGACCATTCAGTTATTCACCCCGCTGTACATGGCTAACTTCTGTACCAACAAATGTGTGTACTGCGGCTTCAACACCAAGAACAACATCCCCCGTTCCCAACTGGGACCGGATGAATTGGAAAAGGAAGCCAAGGCCATTGCCGCCACCGGACTCAAGCATCTGCTTATTCTTACCGGGGACGCACGGGCCAAATCATCCCCGGAATATATTGAATCCGCGGTGGAAATCCTGCGCAAACATTTTCCGTCCGTATCCATTGAAATCTACGCCATGACCAAGGAAGAATACGCCCGGCAGGTAGAGGCCGGAGTGGACGGCATGACCATGTTTCAGGAAACCTACAACGAAGAGCTGTACCCGGACCTGCACCCCGCAGGACCAAAAGCTGACTACCGTTTCCGCCTCGATGCCCCGGAACGGGCCTGTAAAGCCGGAATGCGCGTGGTAAACATTGGTGCCCTGCTCGGTCTTGATGAATGGCAGCACGATGCCCTGAAAACAGGCATCCACGCCGCCTACCTGCAAGATAAATATCCCGAAGTGGACATTGCCGTATCACTGCCGCGTATCCGCACCCATGTGGGCGACGCCTTTACTCCCAAATCGCTGGTCAGCGATACTGCTCTTGTGCAGAACATGCTGGCCCTGCGCATTTTCCTGCCCCGCTGCGGAATCACCATTTCCACCCGCGAGGCCCCGGATTTCCGTGAAAACATCCTTCCGCTGGGCGTTACCCGCATGTCCGCCGGAGTTTCCACCGAAGTTGGCGGACATACCGGAGAAGATGAAGATAAAGTCAGCCAGTTTGACATCAGCGATGAACGCAGTGTGGATGAAATGTGCGAAGTTCTCAAAAAACATGGCTACCAGCCTGTTTTCAAAGACTGGCATCCCCTGCAGGAAGCATCGTGA
- the fdnG gene encoding formate dehydrogenase-N subunit alpha, which produces MTNHWCDIENADSILIIGSNAAEHHPISFKWVLRAKDKGASVMHVDPKFSRTSARCDFHVPLRSGTDIPFMGGMINYVLENNMFFKEYVANYTNAAFIVGKDYKFSKGLFSGYDKKARKYDKSKWAFELDKDGVPKRDESLKHPRCVFQLLKKHYSRYSLSNVSKTTGVSKDNLMRVYKEYSSTGKKDKSGTIMYALGWTQHTVGVQNIRSSAILQLLLGNIGVAGGGINALRGEPNVQGSTDHCILWHILPGYLPMPKASMGSYEDYVKKTTPVSHDSESANWWQHKPKYMASLLKAWRGENASTDNGFGYQMLPKADDGVDYSYIYIFDRMYKGEIKGGFTFGTNPAMSVPNSNKTRKALDNLDWLVVGEIHHTETSENWHRPGIDPAQNKTEVFLLPSAQRAEKAGSISNSGRWLLWHYEACRPMGEAKSMGEMYVDIINHVRRLYNKENGAYPEPLLSLDWPAYYDAEDMAQRINGRFTKDVEFKGKKYKKGQQVPSFVALADDGSTSSFNWLYAGSYTEEGGNKAKRRSLEQTPMQAKINLYPNYAWCWPVNRRILYNRASVDANGKPWAPQKAVIEWNGSKWEGDIPDGGWPPNATGKGRYPFIMRKEGHGQLYGPGLQDGPFPDHYEPVETPIKSHPFSRQLSSPVYKRVYSDMDKLAKPADERFPIVLTTYSLTEHWCGGGDTRNTPVLLEAEPQQYVEMSPELAKEKGIANGDPVIVESIRGKVEAIAMVTVRMTPFEIKGETVHEVGMPFCFGWTSKGAGDATNRLTPAVGDPNTTIPEYKACLVNVRKAKKLTEIEE; this is translated from the coding sequence ATGACAAACCACTGGTGCGATATTGAAAATGCGGACTCTATCTTAATCATAGGTAGTAACGCCGCTGAGCACCATCCTATCTCCTTTAAATGGGTATTGCGGGCCAAGGACAAAGGCGCCTCGGTTATGCATGTTGACCCCAAATTCTCCCGTACTTCTGCGAGATGTGATTTTCACGTCCCCCTGAGATCGGGAACCGATATCCCCTTCATGGGCGGTATGATCAACTATGTTCTTGAGAACAACATGTTCTTTAAGGAATACGTTGCAAATTATACCAACGCAGCTTTTATCGTCGGTAAAGATTACAAGTTCTCCAAAGGACTTTTCTCCGGTTACGACAAGAAAGCCCGCAAATATGACAAATCCAAATGGGCTTTTGAGCTGGATAAAGACGGCGTACCCAAACGCGATGAATCACTGAAGCATCCCCGCTGCGTATTCCAGCTGCTTAAGAAGCATTACTCCCGCTATTCCCTGTCCAACGTTTCCAAGACCACAGGTGTCTCCAAAGATAACCTGATGCGGGTCTACAAGGAATACTCTTCCACAGGTAAGAAAGATAAATCCGGTACCATCATGTACGCATTGGGCTGGACCCAGCATACCGTTGGTGTTCAGAACATCCGTTCCAGTGCCATCTTGCAGCTCCTGCTCGGTAACATCGGTGTAGCAGGTGGCGGCATCAACGCCCTGCGCGGTGAGCCTAACGTACAGGGTTCCACTGACCATTGTATCCTCTGGCATATTCTGCCCGGATACCTGCCTATGCCCAAAGCCAGCATGGGGTCTTATGAGGATTACGTGAAGAAGACCACCCCGGTCTCCCACGATTCTGAAAGTGCCAACTGGTGGCAGCATAAGCCTAAATATATGGCTTCCCTGCTTAAGGCATGGCGCGGCGAGAACGCCTCAACTGATAACGGCTTCGGCTATCAGATGCTGCCCAAGGCTGATGACGGTGTGGATTACTCCTACATCTACATCTTCGACCGCATGTATAAAGGCGAGATCAAAGGTGGTTTCACATTCGGAACCAACCCGGCCATGAGTGTGCCTAACTCCAACAAGACCCGTAAGGCTCTTGATAATCTCGATTGGCTGGTTGTTGGTGAGATTCACCACACCGAGACTTCCGAGAACTGGCACCGTCCCGGTATTGATCCTGCTCAGAATAAAACAGAAGTATTCCTGCTTCCCTCCGCCCAGCGTGCGGAAAAAGCAGGCTCCATCTCCAATAGTGGCCGCTGGCTGCTTTGGCATTATGAAGCCTGCCGCCCCATGGGTGAAGCCAAGAGTATGGGTGAAATGTATGTGGATATTATCAACCACGTACGCCGTCTCTACAATAAAGAGAACGGAGCATATCCTGAGCCTCTGCTTTCCCTTGACTGGCCCGCATATTACGATGCCGAAGACATGGCCCAGCGCATTAACGGCCGTTTTACCAAGGACGTTGAATTCAAGGGCAAGAAGTACAAAAAGGGCCAGCAGGTACCTTCTTTTGTAGCTCTGGCTGATGATGGTTCTACCTCTTCATTTAACTGGCTCTACGCTGGCAGTTACACTGAGGAAGGCGGCAACAAGGCCAAGCGTCGCAGTCTGGAACAGACTCCCATGCAGGCCAAGATTAATCTCTATCCTAACTATGCATGGTGCTGGCCTGTTAACCGCCGTATCCTCTACAACCGTGCTTCTGTTGATGCCAATGGTAAGCCTTGGGCACCGCAGAAGGCCGTTATTGAATGGAACGGTTCCAAGTGGGAAGGCGATATTCCTGATGGCGGATGGCCGCCGAACGCAACTGGTAAGGGACGTTATCCCTTTATCATGCGTAAGGAAGGTCACGGACAGCTTTACGGTCCCGGCTTGCAGGATGGTCCTTTCCCCGATCATTATGAACCGGTGGAAACTCCTATCAAGAGCCATCCTTTCTCCCGTCAGCTCAGCAGTCCGGTCTACAAGCGCGTGTACAGTGATATGGACAAGCTTGCCAAGCCTGCTGATGAGCGGTTCCCCATCGTCCTCACCACCTACAGCTTGACTGAGCACTGGTGCGGCGGCGGTGATACCCGTAACACTCCGGTCTTGCTTGAAGCAGAACCGCAGCAGTACGTGGAAATGAGCCCTGAACTGGCCAAGGAAAAGGGAATTGCAAACGGCGATCCCGTTATCGTTGAAAGTATCCGCGGAAAAGTTGAAGCTATCGCTATGGTTACTGTGCGTATGACTCCGTTTGAAATCAAAGGCGAGACCGTCCATGAAGTCGGTATGCCTTTCTGTTTCGGCTGGACCTCCAAAGGGGCAGGGGATGCCACTAACCGCCTTACCCCGGCTGTCGGTGATCCTAACACCACCATTCCCGAGTACAAGGCCTGTCTGGTGAACGTTCGCAAAGCGAAAAAGCTCACCGAGATTGAAGAGTAA
- a CDS encoding twin-arginine translocation signal domain-containing protein gives MNISRRGFMKLAGVGVASIGMSQLGLDLSPTQAYAAGLKIEGAKEVISICPFCSVSCHFIAHVKDGKIVSCEGDPDYPVSEGALCAKGAAMLSMHNSHHRIEKPLYRAPYSDKWEEKSWEWTLDRIAQRVKETRDEDFKRFNDKGQEVNRVESIFHLGTSQMDNEECAVVHQGVRGLGLVHFDHQARI, from the coding sequence ATGAATATTTCACGGCGAGGGTTCATGAAACTTGCAGGCGTAGGTGTCGCAAGTATCGGTATGAGCCAGCTGGGACTCGATCTTTCCCCGACGCAGGCTTATGCTGCCGGGCTGAAGATTGAGGGCGCGAAAGAAGTGATTTCTATCTGTCCGTTCTGTTCGGTCAGTTGTCATTTCATCGCCCATGTTAAGGACGGAAAGATTGTCAGCTGTGAAGGTGATCCGGATTACCCGGTCAGTGAAGGTGCTCTCTGTGCTAAGGGTGCGGCTATGCTCTCCATGCATAACAGCCACCACCGCATTGAAAAGCCCCTGTATCGCGCTCCTTACAGCGATAAATGGGAAGAAAAGAGCTGGGAATGGACACTTGATCGCATTGCCCAGCGCGTAAAAGAAACACGTGATGAAGACTTCAAACGGTTCAATGATAAGGGCCAGGAAGTTAACCGTGTAGAATCAATTTTCCATCTTGGTACATCGCAGATGGATAACGAGGAGTGTGCAGTCGTCCATCAGGGTGTACGCGGTCTCGGCCTGGTGCATTTTGATCACCAGGCACGTATCTGA